A single region of the Devosia sp. FJ2-5-3 genome encodes:
- the polA gene encoding DNA polymerase I: MHLLLVDGSGYIFRAFHALPPLNRKSDGLPVGCVQGFCNMLFKLTQDMDGDDAPTHMAVIFDAKGKTFRDDIYPQYKAQRPPAPEELVPQFPLTRSATRAFSIPSIEMEGWEADDIMATYAVMARKAGMKVTIASSDKDLMQLVEPDGSIRLLDTIPRPGQPPLRWIGPDEVFTKFGVTPDKVIDVQALCGDSVDNVPGVPGIGVKTAAELINIYGNLETLLERASEIKQNARREKLIANAELARVSKRLVTLEQAVPVEIDLDGLVRQPISPSTLFPFLKAMEFATITKRLAGLLEANPDDFEADPELRAGGASAPASLKSTTLSVAKAKLAANIVPGTGPARFAAEEHARIKAIPVAYDAYETITTPEQLAAWVEKIIDVGHVAIDTETTGLDPQSADLVGICLSTRIGEGAYIPVGHAKAGDLLSGGGLVEGQLPIREVLDALKPVLEARSILKIGQNVKYDMEIFVRYGIAMAPIDDTMLISYALDGPRYNGLDVLADHWLEHKTISFTALAGTGKAQKTFDQIDIPAAARYGAEDADLTLRLWHVLKPRLSAENATTLYETLERPLAPVLARMEARGITIDRQILARLSGDFAQRAAAFEAEAFELAGQSFNLGSPKQLGEILFEKMQIEGGSKTKTGAWSTGADVLEDLALKGVPLARTIVDWRQLTKLKGTYTDALPTYINQRTGRVHTSYQQASVLTGRLSSNEPNLQNIPVRTADGRKIRAAFVAAPGKTLISADYSQIELRVLAHIADIQALKDAFEEGLDIHAMTASEMFNVPVKDMPSEVRRRAKAINFGIIYGISAFGLANQLGIARGEAGDYIKTYFERFPGIKDYMDAQRTRVKAEGFVTTIFGRKIQFPNANSGNPSERSFVERASINAPIQGSAADIIRRAMIRMEPELAKAGIEADMLLQVHDELIFEVPEGTEEAAIPAIKKVMETAAEPAVRLSVPIQVDAHAAKNWDEAH, translated from the coding sequence ATGCATCTGCTGCTCGTTGATGGCTCGGGTTATATTTTCCGCGCCTTCCACGCCCTGCCGCCGCTCAACCGCAAGTCCGACGGACTGCCGGTGGGCTGTGTCCAGGGGTTCTGCAATATGCTGTTCAAGCTGACCCAGGACATGGATGGCGACGACGCCCCCACCCACATGGCCGTCATCTTCGACGCCAAGGGCAAGACGTTCCGCGACGATATCTATCCCCAATACAAGGCCCAGCGCCCGCCTGCGCCCGAAGAGCTGGTGCCGCAATTCCCCCTCACCCGTTCGGCGACGCGCGCCTTTTCCATCCCCTCCATCGAAATGGAGGGCTGGGAGGCCGACGACATCATGGCGACCTATGCGGTGATGGCCCGCAAGGCGGGGATGAAGGTCACCATAGCCTCCTCGGACAAGGATTTGATGCAGCTCGTCGAGCCCGATGGCTCGATCCGCCTGCTCGATACCATCCCCCGCCCCGGCCAGCCGCCGCTGCGCTGGATCGGACCCGATGAAGTCTTCACCAAATTCGGCGTCACCCCGGACAAGGTGATCGACGTGCAGGCGCTTTGCGGGGACAGCGTCGACAACGTTCCCGGCGTGCCCGGCATCGGCGTCAAGACCGCCGCCGAACTCATCAATATCTATGGCAATCTCGAAACGCTGCTCGAGCGCGCGTCCGAGATCAAGCAGAATGCCCGCCGCGAAAAGCTCATCGCCAATGCCGAGCTCGCCCGCGTCTCGAAGCGCCTGGTGACGCTTGAACAGGCCGTGCCGGTCGAGATCGACCTCGATGGCCTCGTGCGCCAACCCATCAGCCCCTCGACCCTGTTTCCATTCCTAAAAGCGATGGAATTTGCCACGATCACGAAACGCCTGGCGGGCCTGCTCGAAGCCAATCCCGATGATTTCGAGGCCGATCCCGAGCTGCGCGCCGGTGGCGCGTCAGCCCCTGCCTCGCTCAAATCCACCACGCTGTCGGTCGCCAAGGCCAAGCTTGCCGCCAATATCGTGCCCGGGACCGGCCCTGCCCGTTTCGCCGCCGAGGAGCATGCCCGCATAAAGGCCATCCCGGTCGCTTACGACGCCTACGAGACCATCACCACACCGGAACAATTGGCGGCCTGGGTCGAAAAGATCATCGATGTCGGCCATGTCGCCATCGACACCGAAACCACCGGGCTCGATCCGCAATCGGCCGATCTCGTCGGCATCTGCCTGTCCACCCGGATCGGCGAAGGCGCCTATATCCCGGTCGGCCACGCCAAGGCAGGCGATCTCCTCTCCGGTGGCGGCCTTGTGGAGGGGCAATTGCCGATCCGCGAGGTGCTGGACGCGCTCAAGCCCGTGCTTGAGGCGCGCTCCATCCTCAAGATCGGCCAGAACGTCAAATATGACATGGAAATCTTCGTCCGCTACGGCATCGCCATGGCGCCGATCGACGACACCATGCTCATCTCCTATGCCCTTGATGGCCCGCGCTATAATGGCCTCGACGTGCTTGCCGACCATTGGCTCGAGCACAAGACCATCAGCTTCACCGCGCTGGCCGGTACCGGCAAGGCGCAGAAAACCTTCGACCAGATCGATATTCCCGCGGCCGCCCGCTATGGCGCCGAGGATGCCGACCTGACGCTCCGCCTCTGGCATGTGCTCAAGCCCCGCCTCTCGGCCGAAAACGCCACGACGCTCTATGAGACGCTGGAGCGCCCGCTCGCGCCGGTGCTCGCCCGCATGGAAGCGCGCGGGATCACCATCGACCGGCAGATCCTGGCTCGCCTTTCGGGCGATTTCGCCCAGCGCGCCGCCGCCTTCGAGGCCGAGGCGTTCGAGTTGGCCGGTCAGAGCTTCAATCTCGGTTCGCCAAAACAGCTCGGCGAGATCCTCTTTGAAAAGATGCAGATCGAGGGCGGCAGCAAGACCAAGACCGGTGCCTGGTCAACCGGCGCCGATGTGCTCGAAGACCTCGCCCTCAAGGGCGTGCCGCTGGCGCGCACCATTGTCGATTGGCGCCAGCTGACCAAGCTCAAGGGCACCTATACCGATGCCCTGCCCACCTATATCAATCAGCGCACCGGCCGCGTGCACACCTCCTACCAGCAGGCGAGCGTCCTCACCGGCCGCCTCTCTTCCAACGAACCGAACCTTCAGAACATCCCGGTCCGCACCGCCGATGGCCGCAAAATCCGCGCCGCCTTCGTGGCCGCGCCGGGCAAAACCCTGATCTCCGCCGACTATTCCCAGATCGAATTGCGCGTTCTCGCGCATATCGCCGATATCCAGGCGCTCAAGGACGCGTTCGAGGAAGGTCTCGACATTCACGCCATGACGGCCTCGGAAATGTTCAATGTTCCGGTCAAGGACATGCCCTCCGAAGTGCGCCGCCGCGCCAAGGCCATCAATTTCGGCATTATCTACGGCATTTCCGCCTTTGGCCTCGCCAACCAGCTCGGCATCGCCCGGGGCGAGGCCGGCGATTATATCAAGACCTATTTCGAGCGTTTTCCGGGCATCAAGGACTATATGGACGCCCAGCGCACCCGCGTGAAAGCTGAGGGGTTTGTGACCACCATTTTCGGGCGGAAAATCCAGTTCCCGAACGCCAATTCGGGCAATCCGAGCGAGCGCAGCTTTGTCGAGCGCGCATCCATCAACGCCCCGATCCAGGGCTCCGCCGCCGACATCATCCGCCGCGCCATGATCCGCATGGAGCCCGAACTGGCCAAGGCCGGCATCGAGGCCGACATGCTGCTGCAGGTCCATGACGAACTGATCTTCGAAGTCCCCGAAGGCACCGAAGAGGCGGCCATCCCGGCCATCAAGAAGGTCATGGAAACGGCAGCAGAACCGGCGGTGCGGCTGAGTGTGCCGATCCAGGTTGACGCGCATGCGGCCAAGAACTGGGACGAAGCGCACTAG
- a CDS encoding gamma carbonic anhydrase family protein gives MPIYALDGVAPEIDSDVGFVAPNAVLVGDVVLGPEVGVWFGVVARGDNERIAIGARSNVQENCVLHTDMGFPLTIGENCTIGHSAILHGCTIGDNSLIGMGATVLNGAKIGKNCLIGANALVTEGKEIPDNSLVVGAPAKVVRTLDAAAAARLAASAESYVKNARRFAAGMVEVPRRVEFDPA, from the coding sequence ATGCCGATATATGCGCTGGACGGAGTGGCCCCGGAGATCGATTCCGATGTCGGCTTTGTTGCTCCCAATGCGGTGCTGGTGGGCGATGTGGTGCTGGGGCCGGAGGTTGGCGTCTGGTTCGGCGTGGTGGCGCGCGGCGACAATGAGCGCATCGCCATCGGGGCCAGGTCCAATGTGCAGGAAAACTGCGTGCTGCACACCGATATGGGCTTTCCGCTGACCATCGGAGAAAATTGCACCATCGGCCATAGCGCCATCCTGCATGGCTGTACGATCGGCGATAATTCCCTGATCGGCATGGGCGCTACCGTGCTCAACGGCGCAAAAATCGGCAAGAACTGCCTGATCGGCGCAAATGCGCTGGTGACCGAAGGCAAGGAAATTCCCGACAATTCGCTGGTCGTCGGGGCGCCCGCAAAAGTCGTGCGCACGCTTGACGCAGCCGCGGCCGCAAGGCTGGCCGCCTCGGCGGAAAGTTACGTGAAAAATGCCCGCCGCTTTGCCGCCGGCATGGTGGAAGTGCCGCGCCGGGTGGAGTTCGACCCGGCCTAA
- a CDS encoding YdiU family protein, which produces MTQFLPARSHADLGRDFFDPVAPADFPKTILRHRDQRWAERLGLADLSEEQWLAHFGRFEPLPGSLPEPLALRYHGHQFRSYNPELGDGRGFLFAQCIDPSDGRLLDFGTKGSGKTPWSRGGDGRLTLKGGVREVLATEMLEALGVYTSKSFALVETGEQLWRGDEPSPTRSAVLTRLSHSHIRIGTFQRLAYLEDTQNLEKLVDYAIAHYYPELAGAEDRPAAFLEAVVGNVARLGAQWISAGFVHGVLNTDNINITGESFDYGPWRFLPHYDPDFTAAYFDETGLYSFGRQPDTLAWNLTRLAECLVPLSSVEKLEPALNSIWPVFRDELPRQILRRLGLVPRDTESDGAFVTALFGFLSASRAPYEQFFFDWRGGAASAERAAQSPSAAHYAGEAFRPVADGLEAYAPVADLNLSHPYFARKAPRTMLIDEVEAIWAPIAESDDWGLFHQALAEIAEMREAYGVRL; this is translated from the coding sequence ATGACCCAGTTCCTTCCTGCACGCTCCCACGCCGATCTCGGCCGCGACTTCTTCGATCCCGTCGCCCCGGCCGATTTTCCCAAAACCATATTGCGCCATCGCGACCAGCGCTGGGCCGAACGGCTCGGCCTTGCAGATTTGAGCGAAGAGCAATGGCTGGCTCATTTCGGTCGCTTTGAGCCCTTGCCCGGCTCGCTCCCCGAGCCGCTGGCGCTGCGTTATCATGGCCACCAGTTCCGGTCCTATAATCCCGAACTCGGCGACGGGCGCGGCTTCCTCTTTGCCCAGTGCATCGACCCCTCCGATGGTCGCCTCCTCGATTTCGGCACCAAGGGCTCGGGAAAAACCCCGTGGTCGCGCGGCGGCGACGGGCGCCTGACGCTCAAGGGCGGCGTGCGCGAAGTGCTGGCCACAGAAATGCTCGAAGCGCTGGGGGTCTATACCTCGAAGAGCTTTGCGCTGGTGGAAACAGGCGAACAGCTCTGGCGCGGGGATGAGCCGTCGCCGACACGGTCTGCCGTCCTGACCCGGCTGAGCCACAGCCATATCCGCATCGGCACTTTTCAGCGGCTGGCCTATCTCGAGGACACGCAAAACCTTGAAAAACTGGTCGATTACGCCATCGCCCACTATTACCCGGAGCTGGCCGGCGCCGAGGACCGGCCCGCCGCCTTTCTCGAAGCTGTGGTGGGCAATGTCGCGCGCCTGGGGGCGCAATGGATCAGTGCGGGGTTTGTGCATGGCGTGCTTAACACCGACAATATCAACATTACCGGCGAGAGCTTCGACTACGGGCCCTGGCGGTTCCTGCCCCATTACGATCCCGATTTTACCGCTGCCTATTTCGATGAGACCGGGCTTTATAGTTTTGGTCGCCAGCCGGACACGCTGGCCTGGAATTTGACGCGCCTGGCCGAATGCCTCGTGCCGCTGTCGAGCGTCGAAAAGCTCGAGCCGGCGCTGAACAGCATCTGGCCGGTGTTTCGCGACGAACTGCCCCGGCAGATCTTGCGGCGGCTCGGCCTTGTGCCGCGCGACACGGAAAGCGATGGCGCCTTCGTGACGGCGCTGTTCGGCTTCCTCTCGGCCAGCAGGGCGCCTTACGAACAGTTTTTCTTCGATTGGCGCGGCGGGGCAGCGAGCGCCGAACGCGCGGCGCAAAGTCCTTCGGCCGCCCACTATGCCGGCGAGGCGTTTCGCCCGGTGGCAGACGGGCTGGAAGCCTATGCGCCGGTAGCGGATCTCAATCTCTCCCACCCCTATTTCGCGCGCAAAGCCCCGCGCACCATGCTGATCGACGAGGTTGAGGCCATCTGGGCGCCAATCGCCGAGAGCGATGACTGGGGGCTTTTTCACCAGGCCCTGGCCGAGATTGCCGAAATGCGCGAGGCCTATGGCGTAAGGCTTTGA
- a CDS encoding HAD family phosphatase produces the protein MTQIAPFQAAIFDMDGTLLDTEAMFKTIVFEVCTDLGFEMTDQVHSGMVGSSHERTSQLLIEAYGVSFPYSLFDEKCRVVMRERSHAGVPLKPGVREFIAALHENNIPTAVATSSRNPHARHHLGAAGLIDLFDTIVTRDDVINPKPHPEPYLMAAGRLAMKPQDCLALEDSFAGVRAAHAAGMQTIMIPDLVAPSEEIQSLGITIMESLVLVHKAAFPR, from the coding sequence ATGACACAGATTGCTCCCTTCCAGGCCGCCATCTTCGACATGGATGGCACGCTGCTCGATACCGAAGCGATGTTCAAGACCATCGTTTTCGAGGTGTGCACCGATCTCGGTTTTGAAATGACCGATCAAGTGCATAGCGGCATGGTCGGGTCCAGCCATGAACGAACCAGCCAATTGCTGATCGAGGCCTATGGGGTCAGTTTCCCCTATTCGCTGTTCGACGAGAAGTGCCGTGTGGTGATGCGCGAGCGCAGCCATGCCGGAGTACCGCTCAAGCCGGGCGTGCGGGAGTTCATCGCGGCGCTGCACGAAAACAATATCCCCACTGCCGTCGCGACCTCCTCGCGCAATCCCCATGCCCGACACCATCTGGGGGCAGCCGGGCTGATCGACCTCTTCGATACGATCGTCACCCGCGATGACGTCATCAATCCCAAGCCGCATCCCGAGCCCTATCTCATGGCAGCGGGCCGGCTTGCGATGAAACCGCAGGATTGCCTGGCGCTCGAAGACAGTTTTGCCGGCGTCCGCGCCGCCCATGCGGCGGGCATGCAGACCATCATGATCCCAGACCTGGTCGCCCCCTCCGAGGAGATCCAATCTCTCGGCATCACGATCATGGAAAGCCTCGTGCTTGTGCACAAGGCTGCCTTCCCCCGTTAA
- a CDS encoding cell wall hydrolase gives MTAAWRKKILRIASQAAALAATVMVAGVIASPLAVKASDTNVVIPLSVPDTVAKVRTQPALGATAMPLAPGQQPLTEALLANYVKRQQELRSVEVSLDGPHAPLNAQMLMGYIARGSLSGGNTALSAIDSFMAPIARPQPSVTADVLAAYIESGYQPTAKRVEIANNERECLAQAIYHEARGESAAGQLAVANVIVNRARSERYPSSLCGVIYQNADKGRYRCQFTFACDGRADAPRERQAWARSTGLAEKIYADYATGEEIGALPRSALFYHTTAVSPSWSHTYSRVAQVGAHIFYSPN, from the coding sequence TTGACTGCAGCCTGGCGGAAGAAAATCCTGCGGATAGCATCGCAGGCAGCAGCGCTCGCGGCGACGGTCATGGTCGCCGGCGTCATCGCGTCTCCCCTTGCAGTCAAGGCCAGTGATACAAACGTCGTGATCCCGCTGTCCGTTCCGGACACAGTCGCAAAGGTGCGCACCCAGCCCGCGCTGGGCGCGACCGCCATGCCGCTGGCGCCGGGCCAGCAACCGCTGACCGAAGCCCTGCTCGCCAATTACGTCAAGCGCCAGCAAGAGCTGCGCTCTGTCGAAGTCTCCCTCGATGGCCCCCATGCGCCGCTCAATGCACAGATGCTGATGGGCTATATCGCCCGCGGCTCGCTCAGCGGCGGCAATACGGCACTGTCAGCCATCGACAGCTTCATGGCGCCGATCGCCCGGCCCCAGCCCAGCGTCACCGCCGATGTTCTGGCGGCCTATATCGAGAGCGGCTATCAGCCCACTGCAAAGCGCGTCGAAATTGCAAACAATGAGCGCGAATGCCTGGCCCAGGCAATCTACCATGAGGCGCGCGGTGAAAGCGCTGCCGGCCAGCTGGCGGTCGCCAATGTCATCGTCAACCGGGCGCGCTCCGAGCGCTATCCGTCCTCGCTGTGCGGCGTGATCTACCAGAACGCCGACAAGGGCCGCTATCGCTGCCAGTTCACCTTCGCCTGTGATGGCCGCGCCGATGCGCCGCGCGAGCGTCAGGCGTGGGCGCGTTCCACCGGGCTTGCTGAAAAGATCTACGCGGACTACGCGACCGGCGAAGAAATCGGAGCGCTGCCGCGCTCGGCGCTTTTCTACCACACGACGGCTGTCAGCCCGTCCTGGTCGCACACCTATAGCCGCGTCGCCCAGGTTGGCGCCCACATCTTCTATTCGCCGAACTGA
- the pckA gene encoding phosphoenolpyruvate carboxykinase (ATP), which yields MSVFDHGVLRNGIVGAAVSLSDNATAPDLVAEALQQKAGRLSADGAFVVETGAFTGRSPKDKFIVRDALTDGTVWWDNSGALSPEHFSLLLEDVRAHLAGEAIYRQDLLAGADPAHQYDVTVLTPSAWHALFIRNLLIRRGEGIPAGADATAVTIVHAPHFKADPARHGCRTDTVIALDMSRNVVVIAGTLYAGEIKKSVFSLFNFHAPRQGVLPMHCSANLGPDGEAALFFGLSGTGKTTLSNDPNRPLIGDDEHGWSAEGVFNLEGGCYAKTIKLSASAEPEIYAATKRFGTVLENVILDAASGVPDFDDVSLTENTRAAYPLHVLPSIAKGSVGGTPKTVVFLTADAFGVLPPLAKLTPDQAVYHFLSGYTAKVAGTERGVTEPQATFSACFGAPFMPLHPTVYGEMLAERLRESGAQAYLLNTGWTGGGYGVGKRIDIASTRRLLTAALEGAIDDVEMRVDALFGFEVPVAVPGVDSKLLDPRQTWADAEAYDAQAAKLAQLFRENFKKFGVEADAEPGPQLAKAAE from the coding sequence ATGAGTGTGTTCGATCATGGGGTCCTGCGGAACGGCATCGTCGGCGCGGCCGTGTCGCTAAGCGACAACGCAACTGCCCCGGATCTGGTTGCCGAAGCGCTGCAGCAAAAAGCTGGTCGGTTGAGCGCAGACGGAGCATTCGTTGTCGAAACCGGCGCCTTCACCGGCCGCTCGCCCAAGGACAAATTCATCGTTCGCGACGCGCTGACCGATGGCACTGTGTGGTGGGACAATTCCGGCGCGCTGTCGCCGGAGCATTTCAGCCTCCTGCTCGAGGACGTGCGCGCCCATCTGGCGGGCGAAGCCATCTACCGCCAGGATCTCCTGGCCGGCGCGGACCCCGCCCACCAGTATGACGTAACGGTGCTCACCCCGAGCGCCTGGCATGCCCTCTTCATCCGCAATCTGCTGATCCGTCGCGGCGAAGGCATTCCGGCAGGCGCGGACGCCACGGCCGTGACCATCGTTCATGCGCCCCATTTCAAGGCCGACCCGGCGCGCCATGGCTGCCGCACGGACACCGTCATCGCGCTCGACATGAGCCGCAATGTCGTGGTCATTGCCGGCACGCTCTATGCCGGTGAGATCAAGAAGAGCGTGTTCTCGCTGTTCAACTTCCATGCGCCGCGCCAGGGCGTGCTGCCGATGCACTGCTCGGCCAATCTTGGCCCCGATGGGGAAGCTGCGCTGTTCTTCGGCCTTTCGGGTACAGGCAAGACCACGCTCAGCAATGATCCGAACCGTCCGCTGATCGGCGATGACGAGCATGGCTGGAGCGCCGAGGGCGTCTTCAACCTCGAAGGCGGGTGCTACGCCAAGACCATCAAGCTCAGCGCCTCAGCCGAGCCCGAAATCTACGCTGCCACCAAGCGCTTCGGCACCGTGCTCGAAAACGTCATCCTCGACGCTGCGAGCGGCGTTCCCGATTTCGACGATGTCTCGCTGACCGAAAACACCCGCGCGGCCTATCCGCTGCACGTGCTGCCCTCGATTGCCAAGGGCAGTGTCGGTGGAACGCCCAAGACCGTCGTCTTCCTGACCGCCGACGCGTTCGGCGTGCTGCCGCCGCTGGCCAAGTTGACCCCGGACCAGGCCGTCTACCACTTCCTGTCCGGCTATACGGCCAAGGTGGCCGGCACCGAGCGGGGTGTCACCGAACCGCAGGCGACCTTCTCGGCCTGTTTCGGCGCCCCCTTCATGCCGCTGCACCCGACAGTCTATGGCGAGATGCTGGCGGAGCGCCTGCGCGAGAGCGGTGCGCAGGCCTATCTGCTGAACACCGGCTGGACCGGTGGGGGCTATGGCGTCGGCAAGCGCATCGATATCGCCTCGACCCGTCGCCTGCTGACGGCAGCGCTCGAGGGTGCGATTGACGATGTGGAGATGCGTGTCGACGCGCTGTTCGGTTTTGAAGTGCCGGTGGCCGTTCCCGGTGTGGACAGCAAGCTGCTCGATCCGCGCCAGACCTGGGCCGACGCCGAGGCCTATGACGCCCAGGCCGCAAAGCTGGCCCAGCTGTTCCGCGAAAACTTCAAGAAGTTCGGGGTCGAGGCGGATGCCGAGCCGGGCCCGCAATTGGCCAAGGCCGCTGAATAA
- a CDS encoding response regulator transcription factor, translating to MPKIALVDDDRNILTSVSLTLEAEGYQVATYTDGASGLEGLTTDKPDLAILDIKMPRMDGMELLRRLRQKSDVPVIFLTSKDEEIDELFGLKMGADDFITKPFSQRLLVERVKAILRRSAPRDPSSAPGTTTEATPSKALIERGSLVLDEERHTCTWKTQRVTLTVTEFLILQALALRPGVVKSRNALMDAAYDDQVYVDDRTIDSHIKRLRKKFKAVDDDFEMIETLYGVGYRFKEQ from the coding sequence ATGCCCAAGATCGCCCTGGTAGATGACGACCGTAATATCCTGACCTCTGTGTCCCTGACACTTGAAGCGGAGGGATATCAGGTGGCCACCTATACTGACGGCGCTTCAGGTCTTGAGGGTCTCACCACCGACAAGCCCGACCTTGCCATACTGGACATCAAGATGCCGCGTATGGACGGGATGGAATTGCTTCGCCGCCTGCGCCAGAAGTCGGACGTGCCGGTGATCTTCCTCACCTCCAAGGATGAGGAAATCGACGAACTCTTCGGGCTCAAGATGGGCGCCGATGATTTCATCACCAAGCCTTTCAGCCAGCGCCTGCTCGTGGAACGCGTCAAGGCCATCCTGCGCCGCTCGGCCCCGCGCGATCCCTCGAGCGCGCCAGGGACGACGACGGAGGCGACACCGAGCAAGGCCTTGATCGAACGCGGCTCGCTGGTGCTCGACGAGGAGCGCCACACCTGCACCTGGAAGACCCAGCGCGTCACCCTGACGGTCACCGAATTCCTGATCCTGCAGGCCCTTGCCCTGCGCCCCGGCGTGGTCAAATCGCGCAACGCTTTGATGGACGCTGCCTATGACGACCAGGTCTATGTCGATGATCGCACCATCGACAGCCATATCAAGCGGCTGCGCAAAAAGTTCAAAGCCGTGGATGATGATTTCGAAATGATCGAAACCCTCTATGGTGTCGGCTACCGCTTCAAGGAGCAGTAG
- a CDS encoding sensor histidine kinase — MATLDPHAEAPAAGKSSGGEGDASPRPRRAPWRLALLAIAKLATGVRRFVDFTIFSSLTRRIVVLNLAGLLVLVVGILYLNQWRAGLIDARVQSLRVQGEIIAAAIAASATVDSDVISINPDRLLELQAGNVSPLSYFDPSLEFPINPERVAPLLRNLITPTRTRARIYDQGGLLILDSENIYARGEVIRQNIDTSSQQSFFLLDWFNAIVSWAPGDNFSKYQEYGADEGTRYPEVASALQGAPADFVRVDERNQLVVSVAVPVQRMRAIVGAIFLSTAPGDIDSVVAQERWSILRIALIATVVQVVLSLLLAGTIAGPMRRLSAAAERVQTAGNARAEIPDFTDRPDEIGHLSGALRRMTDALYNRIEAIERFAADVAHELKNPLTSLRSAVETLPLAKKPEDRERLNAIIQHDVKRLDRLITDISSASRLDAELAREGAEKVDVEKLAEAMVSIQKDIAAGRSVNVVMGKRAGRGNTTINGHESRLAQVFANLIDNAVSFSPPDGTVTVAIATEADAIIVTVTDEGPGITDVSRIFQRFYTDRPETESFGNHSGLGLSISRQIVEAHKGTIKAQNRRDRSGAVFTIVLPRARK; from the coding sequence TTGGCCACGTTAGACCCGCATGCGGAGGCCCCTGCCGCCGGAAAATCTTCTGGCGGCGAGGGTGACGCTTCGCCGCGCCCGCGGCGCGCCCCCTGGCGCCTCGCCCTGTTGGCTATTGCCAAACTCGCGACCGGCGTGCGCCGTTTTGTCGATTTCACCATCTTTTCCAGCCTCACCCGCCGCATCGTGGTCCTCAATCTGGCAGGCCTGCTGGTGCTGGTGGTGGGTATCCTCTATCTCAACCAGTGGCGTGCGGGCCTCATCGATGCGCGCGTCCAGTCCCTACGCGTCCAGGGTGAAATCATCGCCGCCGCCATCGCGGCCTCGGCGACGGTGGATAGCGACGTCATCTCGATCAATCCGGATCGCCTGCTCGAATTGCAGGCGGGCAATGTTTCCCCGCTCTCCTATTTCGACCCGTCGCTCGAATTTCCCATCAATCCCGAGCGCGTCGCGCCGCTCCTGCGCAACCTCATCACCCCGACCCGAACCCGGGCCCGCATTTATGACCAGGGCGGCCTCCTGATCCTCGACAGCGAGAACATTTATGCGCGCGGCGAGGTCATAAGGCAGAACATCGATACGTCCAGCCAGCAGAGCTTCTTCCTTCTCGACTGGTTCAACGCCATCGTCTCCTGGGCGCCGGGCGACAATTTCTCGAAATACCAGGAATATGGTGCCGACGAGGGTACGCGCTATCCGGAGGTCGCCTCGGCCCTCCAGGGCGCGCCCGCCGATTTCGTCCGCGTCGACGAGCGCAACCAGCTCGTCGTCTCCGTGGCGGTCCCGGTGCAGCGCATGCGCGCCATTGTGGGAGCGATCTTCCTTTCCACCGCGCCCGGCGACATCGATTCCGTGGTCGCCCAGGAACGCTGGAGCATCCTTCGCATCGCCCTCATCGCCACGGTGGTGCAAGTCGTTCTTTCGCTGCTCCTTGCCGGCACCATCGCCGGCCCGATGCGGCGCCTGTCGGCCGCCGCCGAGCGCGTGCAGACCGCGGGCAATGCGCGCGCCGAAATTCCCGATTTCACCGATCGCCCCGACGAAATCGGCCATCTGTCCGGTGCGCTGCGGCGCATGACCGACGCGCTCTATAACCGCATCGAGGCCATCGAGCGCTTTGCCGCCGACGTGGCCCACGAACTCAAGAACCCGCTGACATCGCTGCGTTCCGCTGTCGAAACCCTGCCCCTGGCCAAAAAGCCCGAGGACCGGGAGCGTCTCAACGCCATCATCCAGCACGACGTCAAACGCCTCGACCGGCTGATCACCGATATTTCCAGCGCCAGCCGGCTGGATGCCGAACTGGCCCGCGAGGGCGCCGAAAAGGTCGATGTGGAAAAGCTGGCCGAGGCCATGGTCTCGATCCAGAAGGACATCGCAGCCGGCCGGTCGGTCAATGTGGTGATGGGCAAGCGGGCGGGACGGGGCAACACCACCATCAACGGCCACGAAAGCCGCCTGGCCCAGGTCTTTGCCAATCTCATCGACAACGCCGTTTCCTTCTCGCCGCCGGATGGCACCGTCACCGTCGCGATCGCGACCGAAGCCGATGCCATCATTGTCACGGTGACCGATGAGGGCCCGGGCATCACCGATGTCAGCCGCATCTTCCAGCGCTTCTATACCGACCGCCCCGAGACGGAGAGCTTTGGCAATCATTCCGGCCTTGGCCTGTCGATTTCCCGGCAGATCGTCGAGGCGCACAAGGGAACCATCAAGGCGCAGAACCGCCGGGATCGCTCGGGCGCCGTCTTCACAATTGTATTGCCGCGGGCCCGCAAATAG